The DNA window TGAAGCGACGCACGCGGTGAGGATTCGCCCTTCGTGGCCTCTGCAAGAGGGGCGCGCGCTGGAGCGCCTGCCTCACCGCGCTTCACTCGGATGACCTGGATCATCTCTCGACATCGAGCGGCGGCTTGGTGCGTCGGGCAGCAAGCGAAGTCCTCGTCCAAGCACCCGATCACCGCGCCCCATCCGCCAGCGTGGCCATGTCGATGACGAACCGATACCGGACGTCACTCTTCACGATCCGCTCGTAGGCCTCACCGATCCGCTCGATGGCAATCGCCTCGATCTCCGCCGTGATCCCGTGCTTCCCGCAGAAGTCGAGCATCTCCTGCGTCTCGCGCATCGACCCCATCCACGACCCGCTGAGGCTCCGCCGGTGCGGCACGAGCAGGAACGGGTTCACCGTCACCGGCTGCTCCGGCATCCCGAGCAGCACCAGCGCGCCATCGGTGGCCAGCAGGTTCAGGTACGCATTCCAGTCGAGATCGCCCGAGACCGTGTTCAGCACCAGATCGAAGCGCCCTGCGAGCCGTTCGAACGTCTCCGGATCGCGCGTCGCATGATAAGCATCCGCCCCCATGCGCTGCGCGTCCTCGCGCTTCGCGAGCGTCTGGCTCAGCACCGTCACGTGCGCGCCCATCGCATGGGCCAGCTTCACACCCACATGCCCGAGCCCGCCCATCCCCACGATGGCCACCCGCTTCCCCGGCCCCGCCTTCCAGTGCCGCAGCGGTGAATACAGCGTGATTCCCGCACACAGGAGCGGCGCTGCAGCGTCGAGCGGCAGCGCATCCGGGATGGAGACCACGTAGCCCTCCTTCACCACGATGCTCTCGGAATAGCCGCCATGGGTCGGATGATCGGCACCCTCCACCCTCGCGTTGTACGTCATCACCACCCCTGGCTGGTAATGCTCCCGGTCGGGATCGCGCACCTCGCCCGTCGTGCAGCTATCCACATAGCAGCCGACGCCGACCCGATCCCCCACCCGGAAGCGCGTGACGCGCGCACCGACCTCCGTCACGACCCCCGTGATCTCGTGACCCGGCACCATCGGGTAGATCGACGTCCCCCAGTCATTGCGCGTCAGGTGGATGTCCGTGTGACACACCCCGCAATGGTGAATGGCAATGACCACATCCTCGGTGGCAGGGGCGCGGCGCTCGATCGCGAATGGCGCGAGCGGACTCGTGGCGGAGAGAGCAGCATACGCTTTGACCATGGGGAAGCCCTCCGGGGCGACAGGTTCAGGTGCCCTCTCGTGCCTCGGGAGCGGCGCCGAGCGTTATCGTCATCCTGCCGAT is part of the Chondromyces crocatus genome and encodes:
- a CDS encoding NAD(P)-dependent alcohol dehydrogenase; its protein translation is MVKAYAALSATSPLAPFAIERRAPATEDVVIAIHHCGVCHTDIHLTRNDWGTSIYPMVPGHEITGVVTEVGARVTRFRVGDRVGVGCYVDSCTTGEVRDPDREHYQPGVVMTYNARVEGADHPTHGGYSESIVVKEGYVVSIPDALPLDAAAPLLCAGITLYSPLRHWKAGPGKRVAIVGMGGLGHVGVKLAHAMGAHVTVLSQTLAKREDAQRMGADAYHATRDPETFERLAGRFDLVLNTVSGDLDWNAYLNLLATDGALVLLGMPEQPVTVNPFLLVPHRRSLSGSWMGSMRETQEMLDFCGKHGITAEIEAIAIERIGEAYERIVKSDVRYRFVIDMATLADGAR